CCGCTCATCGGGGGCCACAGCTTCGGGCTCTGGGCCTGGTACCACTCCGCCTGGTAGCCGCTCAGGTAGTTCATGCTCTCCGGCGAGGAGAGGTACATGAGATCGATCCTGCGGCGCGCCATCTCCTCGCGCACGCGCTCGAGCCGGTCGCGGTACTCCGCCAGGGAGAACGGCGTCTCCATTTCCGGCGAGCAATTTTCAAGAAACAATTCCCTGTTGCTAAGCTTGCGTTTCGCGCGTTTTTTCATGACAAGCGCCTCTCGTCCTTGTGCGTCCGCTTCACCGGCACCACCTCATGATTATCAGGGCTATGGCCTTGGTGGTGTTCACCAGCTCCTCGATGCTCACGAGCTCGTCCGCCATGTGGGCCGTCCTGAGGCTGGGGCCGATCGAGATGGTCGGAACCTTGGAGTAATTGATGAGATGGATGCCGTCGGAGAGGCTCCCGAACCCCATGAAACCGGGCTCCAGGCCCAGCTCGCCCAGGGCCTCGATGCCGAGCCGGGCGATCGGCTCGTCCTCGCTTATCTCCGCGCCGTACTCCCATTCGGCCGACTCGAGCCGTGGCGGATTTTCCCTCATCCACGGGTCGCACTCGGCGACGCGGCGCACCTTTTCCGCGATCTCCTGGGGAAGATTCTTCGTGGACGGGATGAAGACCGCGTCGTAGGTTATCTCGACCTTCTCCGGGTAGGTGACCGCCCATTCGCCGCCCTCGATGGCGGTGGGCATGATGGTGTCCGGGTCGAGGAGCTTGTGCTGCTTGTCGGGCCGGGTCCTCCACTCCTCGGCGAGCTCTTCCAGCCCCCGTATGACCTTGACCGCCTTCGAGATGGCGTTGACGGCCCCGCCCTCGCTCCAGTGCGGCTGCGCCAGCTCCGCGTGGCCGGCCCGCCCGAAGACGGTGATGCTGCCTCCCGCGTTGCCCCGCATGGCGATCATGACCTTCATGTCGGTGGGCTCGGGAATGACGGCGGCGTCGGCCTTGTAGCCGCGCTGGCAGCAGGAGAGGGTCCCCATGCAGGTCGCCTCCTCGTCCGGGACGGTCTGGACGATAATCTCGCCGCCCGGCTCGACGCCCGCCTTCAGGATGAAACGCACGGCCTGGATCATGGCGGCGATGCCGCCCTTCATGTCGTTCGCGCCGCGGCCGTAGAGCACATCGTCCCGCACCACGGCCTCGAACGGGTCGTTCGTCCAGCTCTCACGCTGGCCGGGGGGCACCACGTCGTAGTGGCCGTTCAGGATGAGGGAGCGCCCCTTCTTTGTCCCGGGCCTCCGGCCCGCGACGATCGGCATGTTACTCAGGTCGCGGTTCGGGTCCACCCCGGCGCCGGGGGAACTCTTGAGCTCGCGCGCGTCCGCCTCCCACCGGTCGATGCCGAAGCCCAGCTCCTTCAGCGTCCCGGACACGAAGTCCTGGAGTTTCTTATAGTCGTCCCCCTTCGCACTTTCCCCCTCGAGAGGCGTGACCGTCTTGAAGCCGATCAGCGTAGTGAGGAATTTTACTATGTCGTCCCGCCCCTGGTCGATAAGGGCCAGTACGCGTTTTTCGGAATCTGTAAGCATAAGGTGAACCCCCGCCGGGGCAATGAGAACCCAATTTAGCGCGATAGGAGGGCAATTGCAACGCGGAAGGCGAGTGTCCCGCCTATGGCGGGATTGTCCGGCGGAGAGGGATTCGAGGGGATGGGATTCGATGGAAGCGAGGAGGTCGTTTAGGCTTGACTTGCTAACGCCGTTTGCCCTTCTTTCCACGGTAGTCCCTGTGGTCCAGGCAGCTATCGTACGCGGACCAGTTTCAAAATGTCGTAGTTCGGGTGGCCATAACCGAACGCCTCCTTGACCGCGTAGAACAGATTCTGTCCGTCCACGAAGGCGATGGTGCGCTTGACCGCCGNNNNNNNNNNNNNNNNNNNNNNNNNNNNNNNNNNNNNNNNNNNNNNNNNNNNNNNNNNNNNNNNNNNNNNNNNNNNNNNNNNNNNNNNNNNNNNNNNNNNCCGTGGGAGACACTGAAAGCGCGGTTTCACGAGGAGGAAGTGTACGAGGCGTTTTATGGGCTCAAGATGCGAGATCCTTTTGAGCTCTTTCATTTCTATCTTGCGGGAGCGGAGCAGATGAAGGACTACATAGCGGACGTCCCGACGCTCAACACGGACGACAACGTGTGGCTGGAGCACCGGATGCCGTACGATTTCTTCGACGTGAAAGCGGGAGACCTGGAGCTGGAGCTGGTCCGGCGTTTTGCAAGAGGGCGGCTGGCGGACCTTCGGAAAATGGCGCCGGGCCTGCCGGAGGAAGAGGCGGTGCGCACCATGATTCGCTACGTGCATTCGGACGAACCGCGCCTGAAGGGGGAAGGCGACGAAATCCTGGACTACTGGAAGAAGCGGCGGACACCCATGGTGGAAGGATTTCTGGACGCTTTCGAGGAGGAAGGCGACACGGAGATGGTGGAAAAGGTGCGGGCATGGCGGGAAGACGCCGAGGCTTACCATAAAGCTCGCGTGCTGGCCATGCGGTACGTTTCAAAGACGCTGGATGCCAGCGTGCAGCAGCAGCCCTCGTTGCGCAGGACCTACATAAATGAGGCGCTCACCCAGGCGCCCGACCTGCCGTTCGCGTTGCTCATGGCGGGCAAGTTCGCCTTGCAGGACCAGGACGCCGCCAAGGCGGAAGAGCACTTCCTCCGCGCGCTGGAATACCCGTGGAGCCGCGCGTACTACGACGCGGCGTTGGGGCTGGCCAGCCTCAAGGAGCGCGAGAAGCAGCCGGAGGAAGCCCTCGCTTACGTCAAGCTCGCCGAAGAGAGCAATCCCTATTTCCCGAACGCGTTCTCCTTTCGGGCCTACCTGCTTCATCGCATGGGGAGAACCGACGAAGCCTTGGAGGTTTTAAAGCAAGGGTTTTTCTACAATCCGGACGACGCTATGTTATTGAACACGCGCAAGGAGCTCGGCTTCGCGGAGGAGTAGCCCCGTGCCGCGCAAGAAGATTCCTTCCCATCCCCATTCCCCCAAAGCGGTGTCCCTTCCATGAACACTCGCAACCGCTTAGTGCTGGGTGTGTGTTTCTTCCTCTCGGGGGCCACCAGCCTCGCCCTCGAGGTGGCGTGGGCGAAGGAGCTCTCCTACATCCTCGGCAACACCTTGTATGCGGTGGCAACCGTCGTCGCGGCGTTCATGGCGGGCCTCGGCCTGGGGAGCGCCTTGGCTGGACGCTACGCCCCGCGCATCCTCCGGCCCGTGCTGGCCTACGCGGGGATGGAATGGGTGATCGCCGCGTGCGGAATCTTTTCAATCCCTGTGTTCCGCTCGACGGAGGGAATCTTCCAGGCGCTTTACAACGTGCTGGAGCCCGGGCACGGGGCGTTCCTTGTGGTGAGGTTCCTGGTGGTGTTCGGCGTGATGCTCATTCCGGTGACGCTGATGGGGATGACGCTGCCGGTGGTGGTGGGGGCGTACGGGCGGAGGAAGGAGCGGTACGATTTCGAGGCCGGGACGCTGTACGGGGTGAACACGCTGGGAGCGGTGGCGGGGACGCTGGTGGCGGGATTCTTCCTCTTACCGTGGCTCGGGTTGTTGAAGACGTGCGTGTTGGTAGGGGTGGTGGACGCTGTTGTGGGAGTGGTGGCGTGGTGTGTGAACAGGCGCGTGGGGGCGATCGAGGACATCCGGCTTGCCGGGCAAGTCCGGACGCAGGAGCCGGAACAAGCGGAGTCCGTGGAGGAAAGGAAGAAAGCGGGCTGGACGCCGCTACAGGTAATGATCGGGGGAATTTTTCTGCTTTCCGGGGCGGTGGCGATGGTGTACGAGGTGGGATGGTTTCGGCTACTGGCCTTGGTGCTGGGGCCGTCGGTGCACGCGTTTTCGGTGATGCTTGGGATATTTCTGGTGGGGATAGGGCTCGGGAGCGTCGTGGCGGCGAGGTGGGCGGAGAGGACGAGGAGGCCGCTGATGGCGATGGCGGCGCTGGAGGGAGTTATCGGGGTGGCGGCGCTCGCGACGATGGCGTTCTACAACGAACTGCCTATATGGTATACGTCCTTGTTTTGGAAGCTGGCGGGAGAGGGGGGCGGCGGATGGCATGTTGCGGCGCAGGGGATGATAGCCGCCGTCGTTGTTTTAGTGCCGACGCTTGGGATGGGGGCGCTGTTTCCGGTGGCGGTGAGGGCATTCCGGGAGGCGTCGCGAGAGGGGATGGTGCCTGAGAAGAGCGTGGGGAGACTGTACGTGCTGAACACGGGGGGGGGGATAGCGGGGAGCCTGGCGGCGGGGTTCTGGCTGGTACCGGAAATTGGGATGTGGAGGACGGTGCTTTTGGCGAGCGGGGTGAGCGTTGGGCTTGGTCTGATTTTGTGGCTGGCGGTGCGGGAGGTGGCGCTTTTGCCGAAGGCGGCGCTCGCCGCGACCACGGCTTTGGTTGTGGCGGTGTTTGCCGGGGCCGTTCCCGCGGAAAATACGTTGCTCTTAAACCAAGGCTGGTACTACAAAAAGCAGACCACCCCAGAGACCGCCCTAAGCAACGCCCAAGCCCAACAGCTTCTCTTTTACCGCGAAGGCGTGAATGCGGCCATTTCGGTAACCCGACATGAGGGATATATCTCTTTGCGCACCCAGGGTAAGCCGGATGCGAGCAACGGCCCGCCGGATCTTTTCAGCCAGTTCCTTGGGGGACACCTGCCGGCGTTGTTTGCTCCCGAGGGCGCCCGCGCCGCTTTCGTCGGCTACGGTAGCGGCATGGCCGTCAGCGCCCTGATGGCGCATCCGCACATCGCCTCGCTGGATATCGTCGAGATCGAGCGGGCCGTGCTGGACGCGTCTCCCTATTTCGAATTCATCAACCACGGCGCTCTCCGCGATCCCCGCGTGCGTACCATCGTGGAAGACGCCCGCACCCATCTGACCTATACGCCTAGTGAATACGACGTCATCGTATCGATACCGTCCAATCCTTCGGTTGCAGGCGTGTCCAATCTCTATACCGTGGACTTCTACCGATTGGTGCGGGAGCGGTTGACGCCTTCGGGAATTTTTTTGAGTTGGTTGCAACTTTATAACATTTCAGACCAAAGTTTCCTGACCGTTGTGGCCTCGTTGCTCGAGGTGTTTCCACACGTAGCGGTTTTCCAACCCAGCAGTCATATTATGTTTTTAGCCTCTCAGCAACCCATCCAAGTTCCTTGGGAGACCTATCTGGCGCGTTCCTCGGCGCCGGCGGTGGAAAGGGGACTGCGTCTGCTTGACTTCCGTGAGCCTATGGAAGTCTTAGCGCATTTCGTCGGGACGGAATCCGTGTTGGAAGCTTCCCTTAAGGGAGTTTCCCAGCGAAACACGGACGACAACGTGTGGCTGGAGCACCAGATGGCGCGGGAATTACCGGCCCACACCCATGGGAATTTGCTCATGGCTCGATTGTATCCGCCTCGGACGCAGATTCGGCGACTGCTTCCCGATGCGCCGCTCGGTACGGTTATGCCCAAGGCGCTCCGTAACAGCGCCCGGCGTGAGGCAACCAAGGAACCCGCCCAATGGACGAGAGTTTGGAAAGCCCTCATGGCCCAGTGGGAGACAGAAACGGCGGAGCCGGCCGCGCTGGCCGCCGAAGAAAGCTCCCGTAAAGACACCCGGGCCGCCGCGGCCTACATGGAACGCGTCCCCGACCAGCTGGTTCTCGAAGATACGTATCGCTACGAGCCTTACATCAAGCAGGCGTTTGAGCTGGCGCCCGAGCTTCCCGAGGTGCGGTTGGTGTATGGAAATTTCCTTTTCTTGAGGGAAGACCTCGACGGTGCCAAGCAGGTCCTGGAAAAAATTCCTCCGCACAGCATTTACTCCCATTACTACTACGCACAGTTAACATTGGCCAGGATCGCGCAGAAGGAGGGAGACTTGGGGAAGGCGCTGGAACATATCGAGAAAGCGGTTTCGATCAATCCATGCAAACCCTCCGGTGTGTATGCGATGGCGGACGTGCTGGAGCAACATCCCGACCCGCAGGCCGCCGAGCGCCTTCGGCGCGTTGCGGCGCTCTATCATCCCGAAGATGACGACCTGCGCCGTAAGATGGCGGCGCTGCCGGAGCCCGATTGACGTCTGGTTGAATACGGCTAGCCGCTTTTTTTCCCGACCTTGACCTGGGCGGGGCGGAGGAGCATGTCGCCGAGGCGGTAGCCCGCCGAAAGCGTCTCAAGCACGAGGTTGTGCTCCTCGTCGCTTTCGACCGCGACAACTTCCATGGCTTCGCTCGTAGCGGGATCGAACGGCTCGCCGTCCG
The DNA window shown above is from Acidobacteriota bacterium and carries:
- a CDS encoding ArgE/DapE family deacylase, yielding MLTDSEKRVLALIDQGRDDIVKFLTTLIGFKTVTPLEGESAKGDDYKKLQDFVSGTLKELGFGIDRWEADARELKSSPGAGVDPNRDLSNMPIVAGRRPGTKKGRSLILNGHYDVVPPGQRESWTNDPFEAVVRDDVLYGRGANDMKGGIAAMIQAVRFILKAGVEPGGEIIVQTVPDEEATCMGTLSCCQRGYKADAAVIPEPTDMKVMIAMRGNAGGSITVFGRAGHAELAQPHWSEGGAVNAISKAVKVIRGLEELAEEWRTRPDKQHKLLDPDTIMPTAIEGGEWAVTYPEKVEITYDAVFIPSTKNLPQEIAEKVRRVAECDPWMRENPPRLESAEWEYGAEISEDEPIARLGIEALGELGLEPGFMGFGSLSDGIHLINYSKVPTISIGPSLRTAHMADELVSIEELVNTTKAIALIIMRWCR
- a CDS encoding fused MFS/spermidine synthase, whose product is MNTRNRLVLGVCFFLSGATSLALEVAWAKELSYILGNTLYAVATVVAAFMAGLGLGSALAGRYAPRILRPVLAYAGMEWVIAACGIFSIPVFRSTEGIFQALYNVLEPGHGAFLVVRFLVVFGVMLIPVTLMGMTLPVVVGAYGRRKERYDFEAGTLYGVNTLGAVAGTLVAGFFLLPWLGLLKTCVLVGVVDAVVGVVAWCVNRRVGAIEDIRLAGQVRTQEPEQAESVEERKKAGWTPLQVMIGGIFLLSGAVAMVYEVGWFRLLALVLGPSVHAFSVMLGIFLVGIGLGSVVAARWAERTRRPLMAMAALEGVIGVAALATMAFYNELPIWYTSLFWKLAGEGGGGWHVAAQGMIAAVVVLVPTLGMGALFPVAVRAFREASREGMVPEKSVGRLYVLNTGGGIAGSLAAGFWLVPEIGMWRTVLLASGVSVGLGLILWLAVREVALLPKAALAATTALVVAVFAGAVPAENTLLLNQGWYYKKQTTPETALSNAQAQQLLFYREGVNAAISVTRHEGYISLRTQGKPDASNGPPDLFSQFLGGHLPALFAPEGARAAFVGYGSGMAVSALMAHPHIASLDIVEIERAVLDASPYFEFINHGALRDPRVRTIVEDARTHLTYTPSEYDVIVSIPSNPSVAGVSNLYTVDFYRLVRERLTPSGIFLSWLQLYNISDQSFLTVVASLLEVFPHVAVFQPSSHIMFLASQQPIQVPWETYLARSSAPAVERGLRLLDFREPMEVLAHFVGTESVLEASLKGVSQRNTDDNVWLEHQMARELPAHTHGNLLMARLYPPRTQIRRLLPDAPLGTVMPKALRNSARREATKEPAQWTRVWKALMAQWETETAEPAALAAEESSRKDTRAAAAYMERVPDQLVLEDTYRYEPYIKQAFELAPELPEVRLVYGNFLFLREDLDGAKQVLEKIPPHSIYSHYYYAQLTLARIAQKEGDLGKALEHIEKAVSINPCKPSGVYAMADVLEQHPDPQAAERLRRVAALYHPEDDDLRRKMAALPEPD